In Molothrus aeneus isolate 106 chromosome 25, BPBGC_Maene_1.0, whole genome shotgun sequence, one DNA window encodes the following:
- the UBE2O gene encoding (E3-independent) E2 ubiquitin-conjugating enzyme — MAEQPEEGAPAPPAPAPPAPPAALPLSAPPGGSQRLLFSHDLVSGRYRGSVRFGLVRLIHGEDSEEDSEEGGRGAAAGGAASSGGSESGGPGAGGEEGRASPLRRGYVRVQWYPEGIKQHVKETKLKLEDRSVVPRDVVRHMSSSDSQCGTVIDVNIECAVKLVGTNCILYPVNSKDLQHIWPFMYGDYIAYDCWLGKVYDLKNQVILKLSNGARCSMSTEDGAKLYDVCPHVSDSGLFFDDSYGFYPGQVLIGPSKVFSSVQWLSGVKPVLSTKSKFRVVVEEVQVVELKVTWITKSFCPGGTDSVSPPPSIISQDKLSRVKRLGCFDHAQRQLGERCLYVFPDKVEPAKITCECPERNCVLGEGSVAKKVRRLLKKQIVKIMSCSPESQCTGEAPDKESAAAADQKSEELKPESKCELDDSSNSAPSPGERKEEQPEETGKEKEGAAARQQQQQPPFLLKDEGLPDYRLQSMEQDADDEAADDTDDTSSVTSSASSTASSQSGSGTCRKKSIPLSIKNLKRKHKKKKTKVSREFKPGDRVAVEVVTTMTSADVMWQDGTVETNIRSNELIPVHHLDNNEFCPGDFVVDKRAQSSQDPGLYGVVQSGDHIGRTCVVKWFKLKPSGDDVELIGEEEDVSVYDIADHPDFRFRTTDIVIRIGNSDGAAAKEDEPSVGQVARVDVSSKVEVVWADNSKTIILPQHLYNIESEIEESDYDSVDGSTSGASSEWEDESDSWETDNGLMEDDHPKIEDFEPEEPAAEEVKKVEEQVQGAVAMAVADLATEKAGKDGAPKSFRELKEAIKILESLKNMTVEQLLTGSPTSPTVELEKPTREKKFLDDIKKLQENLKKTLDNVAIAEEEKMEAMVETEKKEEKAEAQTPVRSEWPSETPVLCQQSGGKPGVTFTSAKGEVFSVLEYAPDSHAFKKMEFQPPEAKKFFSTVRKEMALLATSLPDGIMVKTFEDRMDLFSALIKGPTRTPYEDGLFLFDIQLPNIYPAVPPLFRYLSQCSGRLNPNLYDNGKVCVSLLGTWIGKGTERWTSKSSLLQVLISIQGLILVNEPYYNEAGFDSDRGLQEGYENSRCYNEMTLIRVVQSMMQLLRRPVEVFEHEIREHFRCHGWRLVSRIESWLETNELVERSHEQANGADSAALLCAESPGDTAGALAEGSSEQGGGAELSDSALDAKEEPDETPDAGDLQQYSDSESTGQARGDLARDRTDEGKAAQDSASQPSVKPKKRRKSYRSFLPEKSGYPDIGFPLFPLSKGFIKSIRGVLQQYRAALAGANIPEWTEDK, encoded by the exons CTGAAACTTGAAGATCGCTCAGTGGTCCCTCGAGATGTGGTCAGACACATGAGCTCCAGT GACAGTCAGTGTGGAACCGTAATTGACGTCAACATCGAGTGTGCTGTGAAGCTGGTGGGAACCAACTGCATCCTTTACCCTGTCAACAGCAAAGACCTGCAGCATATCTGG CCTTTCATGTATGGTGACTACATAGCCTATGACTGCTGGCTGGGCAAGGTCTATGACTTGAAGAACCAGGTCATCCTCAAGCTCTCCAATGGAGCCAG GTGTTCCATGAGCACAGAAGATGGAGCCAAGCTGTATGATGTTTGTCCCCATGTCAGTGACTCG GGTCTCTTCTTTGATGATTCATATGGCTTTTATCCTGGACAAGTCCTCATTGGGCCATCTAAAGTGTTCTCCAGTGTGCAGTGGCTCTCGGGTGTGAAGCCTGTTCTGAGCACAAAGAGCAAGTTCAGAGTGGTGGTGGAGGAG GTACAGGTGGTAGAACTAAAGGTTACTTGGATCACTAAAAGCTTCTGTCCTGGAGGTACTGACAGTGTGAGCCCTCCTCCCTCAATAATCAGCCAGGATAAGCTGTCCAG GGTAAAGCGTCTGGGCTGCTTTGACCATGCCCAAAGGCAGCTGGGGGAAAGGTGCCTCTACGTGTTCCCAGACAAAGTGGAACCTGCAAAAATCACCTGTGAATGTCCAGAGAGGAATTGTGTCCTGGGTGAAGGATCAGTTGCCAAAAAG GTGAGACGGCTGCTGAAGAAGCAGATCGTGAAGATCATGTCGTGCTCCCCAGAGTCTCAGTGCACAGGTGAAGCCCCTGACAAAGagtctgctgcagctgctgaccaAAAATCAGAAGAGCTTAAGCCTGAATCCAAGTGTGAGCTGGATGACTCTTCCAACAGTGCACCCAGTCCTggggagagaaaggaggagcagcctgaagaaacagggaaggagaaggagggagcagcagcacggcagcagcagcagcagcccccgtTTCTCCTGAAGGATGAAGGGCTGCCTGACTACAGGCTGCAGTCCATGGAGCAGGATGCTGATGATGAGGCAGCTGATGACACTGATGACACCAGTTCTGTCACTTCTTCTGCCAGCTCCACTGCCTCGTCCCAGAGTGGCAGTGGCACCTGCCGCAAGAAGAGCATCCCTCTTTCCATCAAAAACTTGAAGAGGAAgcacaagaagaagaagactaAGGTTTCAAGAGAGTTTAAGCCAGGAGACAG GGTTGCTGTGGAAGTGGTGACCACAATGACTTCAGCTGATGTGATGTGGCAGGATGGCACCGTGGAGACAAACATCCGCTCCAACGAGCTGATCCCTGTCCATCACCTGGACAACAATGAGTTCTGCCCTGGAGATTTTGTGGTGGACAAAAGAG CTCAGAGCTCCCAGGACCCTGGGTTGTATGGAGTGGTGCAGTCTGGGGACCACATCGGCCGTACCTGTGTGGTGAAGTGGTTCAAGCTGAAACCCAGTGGAGATGATGTGGAG CTGAtcggggaggaggaggacgtGAGCGTCTACGACATCGCCGACCACCCCGACTTCCGCTTCCGCACCACCGACATCGTCATCCGCATCGGCAACTCCGACGGAGCCGCGGCCAAGGAGGACGAG CCCTCGGTCGGACAGGTGGCTCGCGTGGATGTCAGCAGCAAGGTGGAAGTGGTGTGGGCTGACAATTCCAAGACTATCATTCTGCCTCAG CACTTGTACAATATTGAATCAGAAATTGAGGAGTCAGACTATGATTCTGTTGATGGCAGCACCAGCGGGGCATCCTCAGAGTGGGAGGATGAAAGTGACAGCTGGGAGACAGATAATGGCCTCATGGAAGATGACCACCCAAAAATTGAGGACTTTGAGCCTGAGGaaccagcagcagaggaggtgaAAAAAGTAGAAGAACAAGTCCAAGGAGCTGTGGCTATGGCAGTTGCAGATCTTGCTACAGAAAAAGCTGGCAAGGATGGAGCCCCAAAGAGCTTCCGGGAACTAAAGGAGGCCATCAAGATCTTGGAAAGCCTGAAAAATATGactgtggagcagctgctgactGGCTCTCCCACCTCCCCAACTGTGGAACTGGAAAAACCCACTCGAGAGAAGAAGTTCTTGGACGATATTaaaaagctgcaggaaaatctAAAGAAGACCTTGGATAATGTGGCTATTGCTGAGGAGGAAAAGATGGAAGCAATGGTAGAGacggagaagaaggaagaaaaagcagaggcaCAGACACCAGTGAGGTCAGAGTGGCCCAGTGAGACAccagtgctctgccagcagagtGGAGGGAAGCCTGGAGTCACCTTCACCAGTGCCAAGGGAGAAGTGTTCTCTGTGTTGGAATATGCTCCAG ATTCCCATGCCTTCAAGAAAATGGAGTTCCAGCCCCCAGAAGCCAAGAAGTTCTTCAGCACCGTGCGGAAGGAGATGGCTCTGCTGGCCACCTCCCTGCCCGATGGCATCATGGTGAAAACCTTCGAGGATCGAATG GATCTCTTCTCAGCACTTATCAAAGGGCCCACACGCACACCCTATGAAGATGGCCTCTTCCTCTTCGATATCCAGCTCCCCAACATCTACCCCGCTGTCCCGCCTCTCTTCCGCTACCTCTCCCAGTGCAGTGGGAGGCTGAATCCCAACCTCTACGACAATGGCAAAGTGTGTGTCAGCCTCCTGGGGACCTGGATAGGCAAG GGGACAGAAAGGTGGACCAGTAAATCCAGTCTCCTTCAAGTACTCATCTCCATCCAAG GTCTCATCCTGGTGAACGAGCCCTACTACAACGAGGCTGGCTTCGACAGCGaccgggggctgcaggagggctaCGAGAACAGCCGCTGCTACAACGAGATGACGCTGATCCGCGTGGTGCAGTCCATGATGCAGCTGCTGCGCCGGCCCGTCGAGGTCTTCGAGCACGAGATCCGGGAGCATTTCCGCTGCCACGGCTGGCGCCTGGTGTCCCGCATCGAGTCCTGGCTGGAGACCAACGAGCTGGTGGAGCGCAGCCACGAACAGGCCAACGGGGCGGATTCTGCCGCCCTCCTGTGCGCAGAGAGCcccggggacacggcgggggCGCTGGCCGAGGGCAGCTCGGAGCAGGGCGGGGGTGCTGAACTGTCCGACTCGGCGCTGGACGCGAAGGAGGAGCCGGACGAGACGCCCGACGCCGGCGACCTCCAACAGTACTCAGACTCGGAGAGCACGGGCCAAGCCAGGGGGGACCTGGCCAGAGACCGAACGGACGAGGGGAAGGCTGCCCAGGACTCTGCCTCGCAGCCCAGCGTGAAaccaaagaaaaggagaaagagctACAGGAGTTTCCTGCCGGAGAAGAGCGGTTACCCTGATATCGGGTTTCCCCTCTTCCCTTTGTCCAAGGGGTTCATTAAAAGCATCCGCGGTGTCTTGCAGCAGTACCGGGCTGCCTTAGCAGGGGCCAACATCCCAGAGTGGACAGAGGACAAATAA
- the SPHK1 gene encoding sphingosine kinase 1, producing the protein MAAGRRAPPEPGGGPVLLQGIFGAGPAPGAAACSLSLTARELQVRRAGGCSGGSAGPDAALRLADCVGSAAFPAAAAAACFSLVCYPLRGPRWGPPSRQRLERTFRVSRGPDAEGNLRIAQAWSRRIRELAVPAVPAQDGDSYGVLPRPCHALVLLNPQSGSGRALDDFQAVVQPMLAEADIATTVFVTERAHHAHEKVRDEDLSQWDTLVVMSGDGLLFEVVNGLMERPDWREAMKKPLCILPGGSGNALAASINYYAGYDHVAKKKLLTNCTFILCKGLYTQMDLVSLSTASGKRFFSFLGFGWGFISDVDIDSEKYRWLGSARFTLGTLQCLAKLRVYQGRLSYLPMAAEQSSSPAPRDAPAPVTNGHIPQPAGTGAPGSLPPDSLLAPLGQPVPAHWTVVPEEEFVLVYAIYQSHLGTNLLMAPAARLHDGCIHLFYMKAGISRVTLLKLFLAMSRGTHLDLNCPHLSYVPVRAFRLEPRVAAGVMTVDGEALACEPVQGQVHARLCRVLSGS; encoded by the exons ATGGCCGCCGGCCGCCGCGCTCCCCCGGAGCCCGGCGGGGGCCCGGTGCTACTTCAAGGCATCTTCGGCGCGGGGCCGGCCCCCGGTGCCGCCGCCTGCTCGCTGTCCCTGACGGcccgggagctgcaggtgcgGCGCGCCGGCGGCTGCTCGGGCGGCTCGGCCGGTCCCGACGCCGCGCTCCGCCTGGCCGACTGCGTGGGCTCGGCCGCTTTCCccgcggccgcggccgccgcctgCTTCTCGCTGGTGTGTTACCCGCTGCGGGGGCCGCGCTGGGGGCCGCCCTCCCGCCAGCGCCTGGAGCGGACCTTCCGCGTCTCCCGGGGTCCCGACGCCGAGGGCAACCTGCGCATCGCCCAGGCCTGGAGCCGCCGCATCCGCGAGCTCGCCGTGCCCGCCGTGCCCGCGCAGGACG gtgACAGCTATGGGGTGCTGCCCCGGCCCTGCCACGCGCTGGTGCTGCTGAATCCACAGAGCGGCTCCGGCCGAGCCCTTGATGACTTCCAGGCCGTGGTGCAGCCCATGCTGGCTGAGGCTGACATTGCCACCACTGTCTTTGTCACCG AAAGAGCCCACCATGCCCATGAGAAGGTGCGAGATGAGGACCTGTCGCAGTGGGACACCTTGGTGGTCATGTCTGGGGATGGGCTGCTCTTCGAG GTGGTGAACGGGCTGATGGAGCGTCCAGACTGGAGGGAGGCCATGAAGAAGCCGCTGTGCATCCTGCCAGGAGGCTCTGGGAACGCCTTGGCTGCCTCTATCAACTACTATGCAGG CTACGACCACGTTGCCAAGAAAAAACTGCTGACAAACTGCACCTTCATCCTGTGCAAGGGGCTGTACACGCAGATGGACCTGGTGTCGCTGAGCACGGCCTCGGGCAAAcgcttcttctccttcctgggCTTTGGCTGGGGCTTCATCTCGGACGTGGACATCGACAGCGAGAAGTACCGCTGGCTGGGCAGCGCCCGCTTCACCCTGGGCACGCTGCAGTGCCTGGCCAAGCTCAGGGTGTACCAGGGCCGCCTGTCCTACCTGCCCATGGCCgcggagcagagcagctccccggCCCCCCGGGACGCCCCCGCGCCCGTCACCAACGGCCACATCCCGCAGCCGGCGGGGACGGGAGCGCCCGGCTCGCTGCCCCCCGACTCGCTGCTGGCGCCGCTGGGCCAGCCCGTGCCGGCGCACTGGACCGTGGTCCCCGAGGAGGAGTTTGTCCTGGTCTACGCCATCTACCAGTCCCACCTGGGCACCAACCTGCTGATGGCACCGGCGGCGCGGCTGCACGACGGCTGCATCCACCTTTTCTACATGAAGGCCGGCATCAGCCGCGTGACGCTGCTCAAGCTCTTCCTGGCCATGTCCAGGGGGACCCACCTGGACTTGAACTGTCCCCACCTGTCCTACGTCCCCGTCCGCGCATTCCGCCTCGAGCCGCGGGTGGCCGCGGGCGTCATGACAGTGGATGGGGAGGCGCTGGCCTGCGAGCCCGTGCAGGGCCAGGTCCATGCCCGCCTCTGCCGCGTCCTCAGCGGCTCCTGA